Proteins encoded by one window of Pseudomonas sp. PSKL.D1:
- the pdxY gene encoding pyridoxal kinase PdxY: MKRTPHLLAIQSHVVFGHAGNSAAVFPMQRIGVNVWPLNTVQFSNHTQYGQWAGDVLAPAQIPALVEGISNIGELGHCDAVLSGYLGSAEQGRAILAGVERIKAANPGALYLCDPVMGHAEKGCIVPQEVSDFLLEEAVAKADILCPNQLELDSFCGRRAESLEDCVGMARGLLERGPQVVLVKHLSYPGRAEDMFEMLLVTREQSWHLRRPLLAFPRQPVGVGDLTSGLFLSRVLLGDNWVQAFEFAAAAVHEVLLETQACTSYELQLVRAQDRIAHPRVRFEARGLEF, from the coding sequence ATGAAACGTACCCCGCACCTGCTCGCCATCCAGTCCCATGTGGTGTTCGGCCACGCCGGCAACAGCGCTGCGGTGTTTCCAATGCAGCGGATAGGTGTGAATGTTTGGCCGCTGAATACGGTGCAGTTTTCCAATCACACTCAGTATGGCCAGTGGGCGGGCGATGTGCTTGCTCCAGCGCAAATTCCTGCGTTGGTGGAAGGTATTTCCAATATTGGTGAGCTTGGGCACTGTGATGCTGTGTTGTCTGGCTATCTGGGCAGTGCCGAGCAGGGCCGGGCAATTCTGGCGGGGGTAGAGCGGATCAAGGCGGCAAACCCGGGGGCGCTCTATCTTTGTGACCCTGTCATGGGGCATGCGGAAAAAGGCTGTATCGTTCCACAGGAAGTCAGCGATTTCCTGTTGGAAGAGGCAGTCGCCAAGGCCGATATCCTGTGCCCCAACCAGCTTGAGTTGGATAGTTTCTGCGGCCGTAGGGCAGAGTCACTTGAAGACTGTGTTGGCATGGCGCGCGGTTTGCTGGAGCGCGGCCCGCAGGTAGTACTGGTCAAGCACCTAAGCTATCCGGGCCGTGCTGAAGACATGTTCGAGATGCTGCTGGTGACCCGGGAGCAGAGTTGGCACTTGCGCCGTCCGCTACTGGCGTTCCCGCGCCAGCCGGTAGGCGTGGGTGACTTGACCTCAGGCCTGTTCCTGTCTCGCGTGCTGTTGGGAGACAACTGGGTGCAGGCTTTTGAGTTCGCTGCAGCGGCTGTGCACGAGGTGTTGCTCGAAACTCAGGCCTGCACCAGTTATGAATTGCAGCTGGTGCGGGCCCAGGATCGTATAGCCCACCCGCGCGTGCGCTTTGAGGCACGGGGCCTGGAGTTTTAA
- a CDS encoding DUF3301 domain-containing protein, with protein sequence MLTLENLFVLMLVATAGAWLWHNHGLREKALERVKQHCAKLDLELLDDAVALKRIAFIRDANGKKRLARVYAFEFTVTGEQRHPGTVTQFGAHSVQIELAPYPFEIKTPPRSDNVIEMQQWRQEHNRWRN encoded by the coding sequence ATGTTGACCCTGGAGAATCTGTTTGTCCTGATGCTGGTGGCCACGGCAGGCGCTTGGTTATGGCACAACCACGGGCTGCGCGAGAAGGCCCTGGAACGGGTCAAGCAGCATTGCGCCAAGCTTGATCTGGAACTACTGGATGATGCAGTCGCGCTCAAGCGCATAGCATTCATTCGCGATGCCAACGGCAAGAAGCGTTTGGCGCGGGTGTATGCCTTTGAGTTCACCGTGACGGGTGAGCAGCGCCATCCAGGGACTGTGACGCAATTTGGCGCGCATAGCGTTCAGATTGAACTAGCGCCCTACCCGTTCGAAATCAAGACACCGCCGCGCTCTGACAATGTCATCGAGATGCAGCAGTGGCGCCAGGAACATAACCGCTGGCGCAATTGA
- a CDS encoding CobW family GTP-binding protein: protein MLQNIPTHVIAGPLGAGKTSLIRHLMAQRPVDERWAVLVNEFGQIGLDAALLSQDEDGISIAEVAGGCLCCVNGTPFQVGLARLLRKHRPDRLFIEPSGLGHPLQLMAQLGNAPWVGVLAVQPLVMVVDAQALAAGALLNDAQQQAMDACALLIFNKSEAVDENCRLLINKTFSTKNGLWTAQGRVPFGLLPRLPLATSCEVPVGKMPVENLPQTVSALWTDLAQPICLAQQGEGGWSIGWRWHPGIQFDPQRLREFLERWQWRRAKGIIHSSAGWHSFNGLEGLLPAWQASAWRKDTRLELIFDQPQSKQALQDELMKCLAG, encoded by the coding sequence ATGCTGCAGAATATTCCTACCCATGTCATCGCAGGCCCCTTGGGGGCTGGCAAGACCAGCCTGATTCGCCACCTGATGGCCCAGCGGCCAGTTGACGAACGCTGGGCAGTGCTTGTGAATGAATTCGGTCAAATCGGGTTGGATGCAGCATTGCTCAGCCAGGATGAAGACGGTATTTCCATCGCCGAGGTAGCAGGAGGCTGCCTGTGCTGCGTCAATGGCACTCCTTTTCAGGTCGGCCTGGCGCGCCTGCTGCGCAAGCATCGACCTGATCGGCTTTTCATCGAACCGTCAGGCCTTGGGCATCCGCTGCAACTAATGGCGCAGCTAGGTAACGCGCCTTGGGTTGGAGTGTTGGCAGTTCAACCTCTGGTGATGGTTGTTGATGCCCAGGCGCTGGCAGCGGGGGCACTGCTGAATGACGCCCAACAACAAGCCATGGACGCTTGTGCATTACTCATTTTCAACAAAAGCGAAGCTGTGGATGAAAATTGCAGGCTGTTGATAAACAAGACTTTTTCAACAAAAAACGGCTTATGGACAGCACAAGGTCGCGTACCGTTCGGGCTGCTTCCACGTCTCCCGCTTGCTACTTCCTGCGAAGTGCCTGTGGGTAAAATGCCTGTGGAAAACCTGCCGCAGACGGTTTCGGCCCTGTGGACAGACTTAGCACAGCCCATTTGCCTTGCTCAGCAAGGCGAGGGGGGCTGGAGCATCGGATGGCGGTGGCACCCAGGTATTCAATTTGATCCACAGCGTTTGCGCGAGTTTCTTGAACGCTGGCAGTGGCGCCGTGCCAAAGGCATTATCCACAGCTCTGCTGGATGGCATTCCTTTAATGGGTTGGAAGGCCTATTACCAGCTTGGCAAGCGAGTGCCTGGCGCAAAGACACTCGCCTGGAATTGATCTTCGACCAGCCTCAATCCAAGCAGGCACTGCAGGATGAACTCATGAAGTGCCTTGCAGGTTAA
- a CDS encoding DUF1826 domain-containing protein produces MTLASQAADIRQKFGESPNVLAEVLAEGVNMAVWQRHLPAQIEDFATLVVSQGQSIADQRVLDVHEHEAPVLRGLLHEAAALQGYESFVADVAWLVSAFTCLLGARRVGLRLRVLTGAMCPRFHVDNVPVRLLSTYVGPGSEWLKEGAIDRVDLCRSQAPVDNIQRLSAGDVALLKGEKWIGNEGAGLIHRSPSSTERRLLLSLDWLA; encoded by the coding sequence ATGACTCTGGCCTCGCAAGCTGCGGATATCAGGCAAAAGTTCGGCGAGTCGCCGAATGTGCTGGCTGAAGTATTGGCAGAGGGGGTAAACATGGCCGTTTGGCAACGGCACTTGCCAGCCCAGATCGAGGACTTTGCCACCTTGGTGGTCAGCCAGGGCCAATCTATTGCTGATCAACGTGTATTGGATGTACATGAGCATGAAGCGCCGGTTTTGCGCGGGCTGCTCCATGAAGCTGCCGCATTGCAAGGCTATGAAAGCTTTGTTGCTGATGTAGCCTGGCTGGTTTCGGCGTTCACCTGCTTGCTTGGGGCACGCCGGGTCGGGCTTAGGCTTCGAGTGCTCACCGGCGCTATGTGCCCTCGCTTTCATGTGGATAACGTGCCGGTGAGGCTATTGTCGACCTATGTTGGCCCCGGCAGCGAATGGCTGAAAGAGGGGGCAATTGATCGAGTTGATTTGTGCCGGAGCCAGGCACCTGTGGATAACATTCAACGATTGTCTGCTGGCGACGTAGCACTGTTAAAAGGCGAGAAGTGGATAGGTAACGAAGGAGCGGGCCTCATACATCGATCCCCGTCCAGCACTGAGCGCCGACTGCTCCTTAGCCTTGACTGGCTGGCATGA
- the zigA gene encoding zinc metallochaperone GTPase ZigA, translating into MPNRLPVTVLSGFLGAGKSTLLNHVLRNRDNLRVAVIVNDMSEINIDASEVQRNVSLNRAEEKLVEMSNGCICCTLREDLLDEVARLAEEGRFDYLLIESTGISEPLPVAETFTFRDEQGRSLSDMARLDTMVTVVDGLNFLRDYQAAESLASRGQTLGEEDERSISDLLIEQVEFADVLLLSKIDLISQHEREELTAILRTLNARAQVVPMVMGEVPLAQILDTGLFDFELAAQAPGWLREMRGEHVPETEEYGIAATTWEARRPLHPQRFYDFIHREWSNGRLLRSKGFYWLASKYQEAGSWSQAGGMMRHGLAGRWWRFVPRENWPQDEQSTAEILRHWAAESGDCRQELVFIGQGIDYVQLSTELNACLLNDEEMALGPKAWLHLQDPFGPWHSEEAA; encoded by the coding sequence ATGCCCAACCGTCTCCCTGTCACTGTGCTTTCCGGCTTCCTGGGGGCTGGCAAAAGTACGCTGCTCAACCATGTTCTGCGTAACCGCGACAATCTGCGCGTCGCTGTCATCGTCAACGACATGAGTGAAATCAACATCGATGCCAGCGAGGTGCAGCGCAATGTCAGCCTGAACCGCGCCGAAGAAAAACTGGTGGAAATGAGCAATGGGTGTATCTGCTGCACCCTGCGTGAGGATTTGTTGGATGAAGTGGCGCGTTTGGCTGAGGAAGGTCGTTTTGATTATCTGCTGATTGAATCGACGGGCATTTCAGAGCCACTGCCGGTTGCCGAAACATTCACCTTTCGCGATGAACAGGGCAGAAGCCTGTCCGACATGGCCCGTTTGGACACCATGGTTACGGTCGTTGATGGCCTGAATTTCCTGCGTGACTATCAGGCGGCTGAAAGCTTGGCGAGTCGAGGCCAAACGCTGGGTGAAGAAGATGAGCGATCAATCAGTGACCTGCTGATTGAGCAGGTTGAATTTGCCGATGTTCTTTTGTTAAGCAAGATAGATCTGATCAGCCAGCATGAGCGCGAAGAGCTCACCGCGATCTTGCGTACGTTGAATGCCAGGGCGCAGGTGGTGCCAATGGTCATGGGAGAGGTGCCATTGGCACAGATCCTCGATACCGGTCTGTTCGACTTCGAGCTGGCTGCCCAGGCACCCGGCTGGTTGCGGGAAATGCGTGGTGAGCACGTGCCGGAAACCGAGGAATACGGCATCGCTGCGACGACCTGGGAGGCGCGTCGGCCTTTGCATCCTCAACGCTTCTACGACTTTATCCACAGAGAGTGGAGTAATGGCCGGCTGTTGCGTTCCAAAGGCTTCTATTGGCTGGCTAGCAAGTATCAGGAGGCAGGCAGTTGGTCGCAGGCTGGCGGCATGATGCGCCATGGTCTCGCTGGCCGGTGGTGGCGTTTCGTGCCACGTGAAAACTGGCCGCAGGATGAACAGAGCACGGCTGAAATTCTCCGGCATTGGGCAGCTGAATCAGGCGATTGCCGTCAGGAGTTGGTGTTCATAGGGCAAGGTATCGACTATGTGCAGTTATCCACAGAGCTGAATGCCTGCTTGCTGAATGATGAAGAGATGGCACTCGGGCCCAAGGCATGGCTGCATCTGCAGGATCCGTTCGGGCCTTGGCATAGCGAGGAAGCGGCATGA
- a CDS encoding glutamine synthetase encodes MLTLVVATSSIAATQRALAACTRSATLLACNDAKGNYYSVQTEGNHLFLRGFDVATRRLWSQTNSQYGTLTFFTGLASDGEAWVGYTRRVGWTTLNRVSSSSGQRFNLHCSLVGGCR; translated from the coding sequence ATGCTCACGCTGGTGGTTGCGACGTCTTCGATTGCAGCAACGCAGAGGGCGTTGGCGGCCTGCACTCGCAGCGCAACGTTGCTCGCTTGTAACGATGCCAAGGGGAATTACTACAGCGTACAGACGGAGGGCAATCACCTGTTCCTGCGGGGTTTTGATGTAGCCACGCGTCGTCTTTGGTCCCAGACAAACAGCCAATACGGCACGTTGACGTTCTTCACAGGTTTGGCCAGCGACGGTGAAGCTTGGGTCGGTTACACCCGGCGCGTTGGTTGGACAACATTGAATCGCGTGTCCAGCTCTTCGGGCCAACGCTTTAATCTGCATTGCAGCCTGGTTGGCGGATGCCGCTGA
- the folE2 gene encoding GTP cyclohydrolase FolE2, with protein sequence MTNLTLPDIATQQQQHATPLDWVGMCGIAVPTVIEGRHVSAKFDVGVSLVDGSSRGIHMSRLYLSLQSLEHQPLTPTTIRQLLSDFMRSHEGLSSAAYVRISFEHLLKRAALVSPLTGWKSYAITVDARLENGMFHVELFVRVPYSSTCPCSAALARQLVQQQFTADFNGQQINHDDVLAWLGSSEGIVATPHSQRSHAEIHVRLNSSVQVLPLTELIDQVEISLGTAVQTAVKRADEQAFALANGQNLMFCEDAARRLHQTLRHLEWACAFKLRVEHAESLHAHDAVASSQWQW encoded by the coding sequence ATGACTAACCTGACACTCCCCGACATCGCCACACAGCAACAGCAGCACGCTACCCCACTGGATTGGGTTGGCATGTGCGGGATCGCTGTACCTACAGTTATCGAGGGCCGCCACGTCAGTGCCAAATTCGATGTCGGGGTCAGCCTGGTTGACGGTTCATCCCGAGGGATCCACATGTCACGGCTGTACCTTTCACTGCAGTCGTTAGAGCATCAACCGCTCACCCCAACGACGATCCGCCAATTGCTCAGCGACTTCATGCGCAGCCATGAGGGGCTATCTTCTGCCGCTTATGTGCGAATTTCCTTTGAACATTTGCTCAAGAGGGCGGCCCTCGTCAGTCCACTTACAGGTTGGAAAAGCTACGCAATCACTGTGGATGCTAGGTTGGAAAATGGAATGTTCCACGTGGAACTATTTGTGCGAGTGCCCTACTCATCCACTTGCCCATGCTCAGCAGCGCTTGCGCGGCAGTTAGTTCAGCAACAGTTCACAGCGGATTTTAACGGGCAACAAATAAACCACGATGATGTGTTGGCATGGCTAGGAAGCAGCGAGGGGATCGTTGCAACCCCTCACAGCCAACGTAGTCACGCCGAAATTCACGTCCGTCTAAACAGCAGCGTGCAAGTGCTGCCACTGACCGAGTTGATTGATCAAGTCGAAATTAGCTTGGGTACTGCTGTTCAAACGGCTGTGAAACGTGCAGATGAACAAGCCTTCGCATTGGCCAATGGGCAGAATTTGATGTTTTGTGAAGATGCAGCGCGACGGCTTCACCAAACGCTGAGGCACCTGGAGTGGGCATGCGCCTTCAAGCTTCGCGTGGAACATGCAGAGAGCCTGCATGCCCACGACGCGGTTGCCAGCAGCCAATGGCAATGGTGA
- a CDS encoding DUF3617 domain-containing protein: MKIRLPLLAMALGLSSPLVNAQMLQPGLWELTTSNMQVDGKPLPDMQFMLGQLKNLPPEQRAMMEGVLAKQGVTVGGNGVRSCLTPEQVQTNDIPLQDPKSGCTQRITDRTGNVWKFEFSCPKAQGKGQATFLSDKEFTTQVNGTFNASGVQQQGSMNTRAVWLGSDCGSVQPRS; this comes from the coding sequence ATGAAGATTCGTTTGCCACTGTTGGCTATGGCACTCGGCTTGAGCAGCCCACTGGTAAATGCACAGATGTTGCAACCCGGTCTCTGGGAGCTGACAACCAGTAACATGCAGGTCGATGGTAAGCCGTTACCCGACATGCAGTTCATGCTTGGCCAGCTGAAAAACTTGCCGCCTGAGCAGCGGGCGATGATGGAGGGTGTGCTGGCCAAACAGGGTGTGACAGTAGGCGGCAACGGTGTGCGTTCGTGCCTCACGCCTGAGCAAGTTCAGACGAATGACATTCCGCTACAAGACCCAAAGTCTGGCTGCACCCAGCGAATTACTGACCGTACCGGCAACGTGTGGAAGTTCGAGTTCAGTTGCCCCAAGGCACAAGGAAAGGGCCAGGCCACGTTCCTGAGTGACAAGGAATTCACTACTCAAGTTAACGGTACGTTCAATGCCTCGGGTGTGCAGCAACAGGGCAGTATGAATACCAGAGCAGTGTGGTTAGGCAGTGACTGCGGCTCGGTTCAACCACGAAGCTAA